The Anopheles gambiae chromosome 2, idAnoGambNW_F1_1, whole genome shotgun sequence genomic sequence CCCACTGCGGGCCAAAGTGTAGCGTCGTGCCGACGTGCTCCACGCCGAGCTGATTACCGTTCACGCTGTAGTCAAGATTGCCGCGGCTTTCCATCAGATCGATCTCACCCGAGCTGGGCCAGGTACCGTACTGGTTAATCTTCGGCATGAGCCACAGCGCCGGCCACAGCCAGTCACCGGTCGGGATTTTGGCACGGATTTCCACCTTGCCGTACCGGAAGTTGAACGAGTTCACCGTGCGCACGCGGGCACTCTTGATCGGGTTGAGGTAGTTCGTTGGACTGCCCTGGCGCTCGCAGCCATAGTTAGAGGGGTTCGTGCAGCTATAATCAaaatagggagagagagacgCGTTAAGCTGAAGCGAAAGCGGTCCCCGTGTGTCCCCTCTGCACTTACAAATCGTACGGTGTGCCACCGTGAACGTTCAGATTGCCACTCGAAAGGAACTCTTCTCCCGTTTCGTCGGCAAGCAGCGTTGGCCGGATGAAGAAGATGCCATCCTTGACGAAGGAATTCCGGCGACTGTTCAGGTAGTACTGGAACTCCCAGTTCTATTCAACAATAAGCAACATTTCACCACCAATGTAACGTTTTTTTCCAATCTTTTAACCATTCACAGTACttacaccaccaccggcaagCGTAACCTCGTGCTGCCACCGCTCCAGATCCAGCCGGTCGAAATTGTCCTCAAAGATAAGATCGCCGGGACAGAAGGCACTGCGCTTCACCAGCGTACCGCTGGCCGTCGTTACCGAGGCACGATCACACGCGAGCGGTGCCTCACCATCGGGCACGGAGGGACGCTCGacctcgtcgtcgtcaccgGCGTACGcatcgatgcaaacggcaaTCAGGGCCGCCGACAGTCCCACTATAATCACCAGCAGCGGGATGGTTCTGCGGTCGAAAAAGGACCTCATCTTGTAGCAGTAGCACCTTACCCacccagcaaaacaaacgcgAATGGAAACACCCGCCGGTAAGTGATTCGTCTTTATATTCCTCGCGTGCGGGCGTCCTCCTATCGCCTGAGGCCGGTTTCCTTAGCCCGCATCTCGCATGCCGATGACGCCGTTTGGACAGCATAGCGGCGGTCATTTATCGGTGATAGTGAGTGATAGTGAattgttggggggggggggggggggggggtggattGGAATGGGTGTATTGAACGAGCCATTCGCTGCTCAATAAAGTCTATCTTATCAGTACCACCACGAAAGAGACGCGTGGGGTTGAgcggacacacacaccggcagaCCGATTTTCCGACACCGAGTGGCGTAGGATCGGTAGCATTTTCAGCAGGATTGCTTGCTGCGCTTGCAATCCGATTCGCAATTAGCGTCATCGCAAAATGGAAGTAGGGAGAGTGTGTGCGAAGATTATCTGTCTCATTTGATTACGGCGTCGTAATCAACCGGTACTGCACCGTACTATCGGGAGCTAAAACCGGCCAGTTTGACAAAAGGCGTTATGATTGATCTTCTGATGGTGTGGCGATAATGTttcgtttattattattcccACGCAACCTTGCTTAAAACAATCACTTGGAAGGCTTTTGTGTAAGtgcaaatttatttcaatgatTTCAAGATAATCCAACCGGTGTGGGGGAGAAAGAATTGTCCATTTAATCGTCATAATGACTTACCGGGTGTGGCAGTGCAAATCGAAATCTGTGGTCGCGTGTCTTTGCGCGGGCAAGCCGTTTTAGCGGATTGTGAGAtatttattgttaaacaaatcaacttctctttttttacaaATGTAGCACAACCAACACCCGAAACTGATTATCCGTTACCGGGTCCGGTTAACTTTCACTCATCCGATTTGATCTTGCGCGCACTCCCATTAAGGGCCGATTTGCCACCACCATTCTGTCTTCGCTGGCGGTTTTCCAGCTCGGCGTCCCGGTCAGCTTCGTCCGCGCCAGCCGCACCGGTCGGACTGCCGGAGATGTCCTGTTTGCTCGAGGTGGCCGACTGCTCCGCCGATTCCATGCCCGATTCGAGCGAGTTCGGGCCGGAGGCGGATGAGCTCTTGCGGTGGCGCACCGGTTTCGTATTGCCGTGACATTTGGCCACGAAGCGCAGCTCGGCCATCAGCTCCTCCCGGAACGGTACCTGTGCATGGGTGTGAATAAACCATGACCGTATgcaaggagagagaaaaacggaTCGAATTAGTCACAGCACGGATTAGGTGCAAAAATACTTTCCTCGGtaggatttttatttttattgtttagaaAAGCTCTCTAAAGCTAGTAGCAGCGTTTTTTTATAATGAAatagtttataaaaaataaaattaaaaagaaacaccAACACTCATACGAAAATTCAAGCTCGGGGCAGGCAATTGGTCAGTTAGCGATAAAAAAGCTTAATCTAGCTACACATGTATGTTCAAACGCTGCTGCAAGCATATGCCAAACAATGGTGTTCAATGTCGCATAACGATGCGATCCGATAAGCGATTAATCGTAACACACGAAAGCAAAAATACAAGATAGGAACGGATAGGCATGGtggaaacagcaaacagtAGTTACCTTGTGCCGCCTAGCACGGTGCGCAATGACGAAGAACAGCTCACAGCAGCCAAACAGGCTGGCGAACGAGCAACCGACAAACAGGACGAAAAACACACCACCCACATTGTCCATGTCGAGCTCCTCGGCACCGTCCTCGCTAGTGCTTTGCTGTGAAAACGGGGTCACGGGGATGTGAAACAGGGGTAGCGTAACAGGGTAAACAGCAAACACATTTTCAGAGGATTTTGGGGAGGGTGTAGGGTAGAGCGAAGTAAGGTGGAGGGACTCGAAACGATTAAAAGGTTTCCAAAGGATTCCAATTCTGAGTTATGGGGCATTGCAACGAATCTCATCTTAGTGGATCGTATAATGGAGAGGCGAAATTCAGCAGTAGTGGAGTTGCCGAAAGGTTTTTAGGCTTTCAGCTATACATAGGATCACCATTAAAACTTATCTACTTGGCAAGGTAAGGAATACGACTGCATTTACTTAGTACATTGGAATGTCGGCAGGATATTATAGAGAGATGGTGTGGAGTGTCCTTAAATGCTGGAAATAGGAAGGTTTGGCTGCTCGCAACAACAGCTGCCAAGATGGTCAGGTAAAAGGCTTTAAAGTACATTACTATCACTACTTCTACTGCTACTAAAACTACTACAATCACTACTGACTAtaagaataaaagaaaaaaaaaccagttaCAGCTCACGGGCAAGCGGACAGATCTGAATGGGAACGAATTACAAAAGTGCCAGAGTAAACAAACGTCCCGAACAAACCCCCCGGTTCGTGTGTAAGCCGTGTTGCGTTGCGAAAGCTTGAGAGTATTACTGAAGTGATCGGGACGGGGTCGGGGAGCGAACTGGGCCGGAATAGGGACCACCTGCCCACCAGACCCACCTTCAATTCGCGCGTGCGCCGGTGCACGTCACAGAGCATCTCGCAGAAGCTCACAAACAGTGCCGCGACACAGCCGACGATcagcagcacaaacacaccgccGACGTTTGCCAGCTCAAGTGCAAGTGCACCACCTTCCTCCATCGTATTCTAAGGAAGGACATGAATAGGGTGAACAAAACTTTAGGAGGAAATGAACTTCCCGGCAATAATGAACATATTATCCAAAAAGagcgagggagagaaagagagactcTGGGAGACtgaaacagagaaagagagaaaaaacacgaaaatcGATGGATGGGTTTGGACCATAGCTTACCTCGCAAGCGCCACCACCACGCTTTTCCTTCCACCATTTGCGCTTGAGCGAGGTCAGCACGCCCTGCTCCTGGAGCCGCAGGACCGCCTCGCTGAGCGCACTGCGGTACGGCGAGTTCTTGCGCATCGCGATGCCGTACCCCTTGTCGTCGAGCAAACCGCCGATCTGCGTCACGTCGCACTCCCGCTCCACGATGTACTCGATCGAGGTGGACTCCATCAGGAAGGCGTAGTTTTCCGTCTTGACGCGCTGCAGCCCCTCCGGGTTGGACGACGTCAGCAGGTCCTGGTTGGCCATCATGAACTGGTACATCTTGGCGTACGTGCCGTACTCGGCGTCCTTGAAGAAGCTGATTGTGCTGCCGTCCCGCTTGGCACCGTACTTCACCGCCCCGCCGGCAGCGGCCAGATCTTCCGCATTGTTGATCGGCGAGACGACCTGCTCGACCGTGAGAAAGGCGGCCAGGTTGGCCGTGTACGACGACACCATGATGAGGGTGAAGAACCACCAGATCGACGCAACGGCACGCGTCGCCGGAGCCCTGAGACGGAACAGAAATCGTTTAAGTGTACATCCATCGAGCGAGATCACGCTGCACACGATCCTACTTGGGAGCGATCTCCGAACCCTGCTGCAGCAGAGCGCCGATCGTGAACCACATCGAGTTGCTGAAGCTGAACTGGTTCTCCAGCTCCTCCGGCTCCTCGATGCACGGGTACGGATTGTCCCACTCCTTCGGCGAGATGCGGCCCAGCACAAACAGCGACATCGATACCATCATGTACGCACCGCCCAGGTACAGCCACACCTGCTTCGAGAACGGCGACATGAAGGAGAACAGCGACGGTGGCTCTTTGGTCGGTTTGCGGAACAGAATCGAGATGCCGAGGTTCATGAAGGGCATGGTAAAATCGACCGCGCTCTCGCGATCGGAGGTGATCGTGAGGTCGGTAATGGCCAGATCGGCACGCTGAAAGTGGAACAGAAACAGGGAACAGCGGTTCAAATGTGTCACAAAGAGTTCTTACTGTAACCAGtactgcaaaatgtcactgtcaatgtcatgcaaaaatctgactgaaacaaaatccatatcagcgtcacgtactcaattgtaataatcagaggtgatactcaaaacgattaGTTTGACCAATATATGCttcatgacatttttgcgaccatcgcttggtcagttactatgtcatgactttttttttactgtgatcagttttgcaaaatgtcactgacaaagtcatgacaaattccgactgaaacaaaatcatgatagcgtcacgagctctactgtgatgatcagaagcgagactcaaacagttggtgcgaccatcacatgctttgTGATATTGTGTGCAACgcactcttggtcagtcacttgttCGCGACATTTTGTGTtggtgatcatcacgatagtcatgggagatatgcggtgcttGCGAGTGATTCCAAGAAATATaatgaacatatttttttttgcgctgttTGACCTGTTTGATAGACAATCAAAGCAGAcagcaaaatgtcactaatCATGTGATTGATCcatcaactgtttgagtctcgtgtctgatcatctcagttgtgcaagtgagctgatttgagcttcgtgtCAGTCTTGAGTGTTGGTGATTGAAACAGTGGAATTTGGCACGAACAGTTCATagccagaaaaaaatcgtgattatgcttgcgccggcattaaaCTCGGTTTGCCAGTCAGAGTTTCGCGTTTGACTCAAGCACTCGTATGTAgtgttcggcatgtcatgacgcactttcattgagtatcagcaatgatcATCAAGCCACCACGAATGTGttaattgttttcgttggtgaaaatcttgTGATGCTTataacattttgcagcactgactGTAACAATAGCGcttacccattcgagcagttccTGCACCATACCGTTCCACTTCTTGGTGTCCCGATTGAGCGACCCGTACACACCGTCCTCCTGCAGTATGAAGGTGTAGTTGAAGCCGAGCATTAGCGAAAGCTCGTGAATCAGATCGATACCGAAGCCTTCGAAGCGCTCGTTGCCGGACAGTTTGATCGGAGAGTCCTTCAGCATACCGTACGGTGGTGACTGTGTGGGGAAATAAAACATGTTCCATTAGCATCGCCATCTCCCCATCACTGCCGGTTACTTACGATAGCGGTCAGCACGAGAAAGGTACGATTCTGCAGCGTACCGTCATC encodes the following:
- the LOC1273166 gene encoding beta-1,3-glucan-binding protein → MRSFFDRRTIPLLVIIVGLSAALIAVCIDAYAGDDDEVERPSVPDGEAPLACDRASVTTASGTLVKRSAFCPGDLIFEDNFDRLDLERWQHEVTLAGGGNWEFQYYLNSRRNSFVKDGIFFIRPTLLADETGEEFLSSGNLNVHGGTPYDFCTNPSNYGCERQGSPTNYLNPIKSARVRTVNSFNFRYGKVEIRAKIPTGDWLWPALWLMPKINQYGTWPSSGEIDLMESRGNLDYSVNGNQLGVEHVGTTLHFGPQWDLNGYEMATAVKNSPKGQGFNKGFHRYQLEWTPEFMRFSVDDEQVMQVEGNFWELGRFDERRPGVQNPWVTGGKMAPFDQEFYIIMNLAVGGTNGFFPDVPPAVNANGNKPWSNNSPTALRDFWLGRSDWLPTWKLQENDSAEASFQVDYVRVWAL
- the LOC1273165 gene encoding glutamate receptor ionotropic, kainate 2 isoform X3; its protein translation is MINVMENSESRRKMRLFPMFLHRLLVVAFAFLLIGPTDGYNGDFDEPVEHIKIGGLFDGDTDDAELAFQYAVEAVNNEKLSYSNYQLEAQAVQVKYGDQFDVSKKLCRLLKTGVAGIFGPSSPKSALHVQSVCDEKEMPHIETRWDAYTKLPTLNLHPHPHIMGRVFLDLVVAFEWKDFTILYESGPWLPGISDLLKMYDPKGYTVTVRQLDLGLNGNYRAVLRRVKLSEDKRIILACSIESMPEVLKQAQQVGLLTDHHQIIITSLDLHTIDLEPYQYSGTNITGVRLIDPEEEKIKQVADFLNASQIAKTLELHDGLNPAKMRVKTALMYDAVLLFAEALKHLIGSEPPRLLEPISLKCDDPTTWKNGYSVINYMKSSTIHGLTRSIKFDHQGHRSDFLLDLIELGPAGLEKVGVWNSTEGLNFTRKTEQAAHAMDDGTLQNRTFLVLTAISPPYGMLKDSPIKLSGNERFEGFGIDLIHELSLMLGFNYTFILQEDGVYGSLNRDTKKWNGMVQELLEWRADLAITDLTITSDRESAVDFTMPFMNLGISILFRKPTKEPPSLFSFMSPFSKQVWLYLGGAYMMVSMSLFVLGRISPKEWDNPYPCIEEPEELENQFSFSNSMWFTIGALLQQGSEIAPKAPATRAVASIWWFFTLIMVSSYTANLAAFLTVEQVVSPINNAEDLAAAGGAVKYGAKRDGSTISFFKDAEYGTYAKMYQFMMANQDLLTSSNPEGLQRVKTENYAFLMESTSIEYIVERECDVTQIGGLLDDKGYGIAMRKNSPYRSALSEAVLRLQEQGVLTSLKRKWWKEKRGGGACENTMEEGGALALELANVGGVFVLLIVGCVAALFVSFCEMLCDVHRRTRELKQSTSEDGAEELDMDNVGGVFFVLFVGCSFASLFGCCELFFVIAHRARRHKVPFREELMAELRFVAKCHGNTKPVRHRKSSSASGPNSLESGMESAEQSATSSKQDISGSPTGAAGADEADRDAELENRQRRQNGGGKSALNGSARKIKSDE
- the LOC1273165 gene encoding glutamate receptor ionotropic, kainate 2 isoform X2, whose protein sequence is MINVMENSESRRKMRLFPMFLHRLLVVAFAFLLIGPTDGYNGDFDEPVEHIKIGGLFDGDTDDAELAFQYAVEAVNNEKLSYSNYQLEAQAVQVKYGDQFDVSKKLCRLLKTGVAGIFGPSSPKSALHVQSVCDEKEMPHIETRWDAYTKLPTLNLHPHPHIMGRVFLDLVVAFEWKDFTILYESGPWLPGISDLLKMYDPKGYTVTVRQLDLGLNGNYRAVLRRVKLSEDKRIILACSIESMPEVLKQAQQVGLLTDHHQIIITSLDLHTIDLEPYQYSGTNITGVRLIDPEEEKIKQVADFLNASQIAKTLELHDGLNPAKMRVKTALMYDAVLLFAEALKHLIGSEPPRLLEPISLKCDDPTTWKNGYSVINYMKSSTIHGLTRSIKFDHQGHRSDFLLDLIELGPAGLEKVGVWNSTEGLNFTRKTEQAAHAMDDGTLQNRTFLVLTAISPPYGMLKDSPIKLSGNERFEGFGIDLIHELSLMLGFNYTFILQEDGVYGSLNRDTKKWNGMVQELLEWRADLAITDLTITSDRESAVDFTMPFMNLGISILFRKPTKEPPSLFSFMSPFSKQVWLYLGGAYMMVSMSLFVLGRISPKEWDNPYPCIEEPEELENQFSFSNSMWFTIGALLQQGSEIAPKAPATRAVASIWWFFTLIMVSSYTANLAAFLTVEQVVSPINNAEDLAAAGGAVKYGAKRDGSTISFFKDAEYGTYAKMYQFMMANQDLLTSSNPEGLQRVKTENYAFLMESTSIEYIVERECDVTQIGGLLDDKGYGIAMRKNSPYRSALSEAVLRLQEQGVLTSLKRKWWKEKRGGGACEQSTSEDGAEELDMDNVGGVFFVLFVGCSFASLFGCCELFFVIAHRARRHKVPFREELMAELRFVAKCHGNTKPVRHRKSSSASGPNSLESGMESAEQSATSSKQDISGSPTGAAGADEADRDAELENRQRRQNGGGKSALNGSARKIKSDE
- the LOC1273165 gene encoding glutamate receptor ionotropic, kainate 2 isoform X1, which translates into the protein MINVMENSESRRKMRLFPMFLHRLLVVAFAFLLIGPTDGYNGDFDEPVEHIKIGGLFDGDTDDAELAFQYAVEAVNNEKLSYSNYQLEAQAVQVKYGDQFDVSKKLCRLLKTGVAGIFGPSSPKSALHVQSVCDEKEMPHIETRWDAYTKLPTLNLHPHPHIMGRVFLDLVVAFEWKDFTILYESGPWLPGISDLLKMYDPKGYTVTVRQLDLGLNGNYRAVLRRVKLSEDKRIILACSIESMPEVLKQAQQVGLLTDHHQIIITSLDLHTIDLEPYQYSGTNITGVRLIDPEEEKIKQVADFLNASQIAKTLELHDGLNPAKMRVKTALMYDAVLLFAEALKHLIGSEPPRLLEPISLKCDDPTTWKNGYSVINYMKSSTIHGLTRSIKFDHQGHRSDFLLDLIELGPAGLEKVGVWNSTEGLNFTRKTEQAAHAMDDGTLQNRTFLVLTAISPPYGMLKDSPIKLSGNERFEGFGIDLIHELSLMLGFNYTFILQEDGVYGSLNRDTKKWNGMVQELLEWRADLAITDLTITSDRESAVDFTMPFMNLGISILFRKPTKEPPSLFSFMSPFSKQVWLYLGGAYMMVSMSLFVLGRISPKEWDNPYPCIEEPEELENQFSFSNSMWFTIGALLQQGSEIAPKAPATRAVASIWWFFTLIMVSSYTANLAAFLTVEQVVSPINNAEDLAAAGGAVKYGAKRDGSTISFFKDAEYGTYAKMYQFMMANQDLLTSSNPEGLQRVKTENYAFLMESTSIEYIVERECDVTQIGGLLDDKGYGIAMRKNSPYRSALSEAVLRLQEQGVLTSLKRKWWKEKRGGGACENTMEEGGALALELANVGGVFVLLIVGCVAALFVSFCEMLCDVHRRTRELKVPFREELMAELRFVAKCHGNTKPVRHRKSSSASGPNSLESGMESAEQSATSSKQDISGSPTGAAGADEADRDAELENRQRRQNGGGKSALNGSARKIKSDE